Proteins encoded together in one Bacillus sp. (in: firmicutes) window:
- a CDS encoding M48 family metallopeptidase encodes MIHTYSGTTIRFEIKYKNRKSVGISIDGYGNIEVHAPKKTSDERVLQVLEDKWDLIQQKVNEMKDRLNGPQEKSYKNDESFLYLGNTFPIMVFQDINISQDHVVFEGGKLRIYVKQIDDEKIKLALKRFYSQQCKSLVEKSISAFQSNFKTKPGSIRITDSKTTWGTCDSKRHLTFNWRLVGKIIPDYKEKENWLALSNWKMTV; translated from the coding sequence ATGATACATACTTACTCTGGTACGACTATACGTTTTGAGATAAAGTACAAAAATAGAAAATCCGTAGGGATTTCAATAGATGGCTATGGGAATATTGAAGTTCATGCACCAAAGAAGACCTCTGATGAAAGAGTGCTTCAGGTATTAGAGGATAAATGGGATCTTATTCAGCAAAAGGTAAATGAAATGAAGGATAGACTGAATGGGCCACAGGAAAAGTCCTATAAGAATGATGAGAGCTTTCTATATTTAGGTAATACCTTTCCCATAATGGTCTTCCAAGATATAAATATTTCACAAGACCATGTTGTGTTTGAAGGTGGAAAGCTGCGTATATATGTGAAGCAGATTGACGATGAAAAAATTAAACTAGCATTAAAACGATTTTATTCCCAGCAGTGTAAGTCATTAGTGGAGAAGAGCATATCCGCTTTTCAAAGCAATTTCAAAACCAAACCAGGTTCAATCCGTATTACGGATAGTAAAACTACATGGGGGACATGTGATTCAAAACGCCATTTAACATTTAACTGGAGGCTTGTTGGGAAAATAATACCTGACTATAAGGAAAAAGAAAACTGGTTGGCTTTATCAAACTGGAAAATGACGGTATAG
- a CDS encoding DUF1456 family protein codes for MDNNDILIRLRYALEIKNKEMAEIFKLGGVEVSVPDVILILTKFDEDEEESGNQIKCNNSMLDSFLNGLIIYKRGKQEPKPGQPDTPEPSLKKGANVNNLLLKKVKIALALTSEDMLDIFEQAGIAVTKGELGALLRKEGHKNYKECGDKFARKFLKGLAVKYRG; via the coding sequence ATGGATAATAACGATATATTAATTCGGTTGAGATATGCGTTAGAAATAAAAAATAAAGAAATGGCAGAGATATTTAAACTTGGCGGAGTGGAGGTATCAGTACCAGATGTGATATTGATACTTACAAAGTTTGATGAGGATGAAGAAGAGAGTGGTAATCAAATAAAATGTAATAACAGTATGTTAGATTCATTTTTAAACGGCCTTATTATTTACAAAAGAGGGAAACAAGAGCCTAAACCAGGTCAGCCTGATACACCTGAACCGTCCTTAAAGAAGGGTGCAAATGTTAATAATCTCCTTTTAAAGAAAGTCAAAATAGCACTGGCATTAACAAGTGAGGATATGCTTGATATATTTGAACAAGCTGGAATAGCGGTAACAAAAGGGGAACTTGGTGCCTTATTAAGGAAGGAAGGTCATAAGAATTATAAAGAGTGCGGGGATAAATTCGCTAGAAAATTCTTAAAAGGACTTGCTGTCAAATATAGGGGATAA